In one Lolium rigidum isolate FL_2022 chromosome 3, APGP_CSIRO_Lrig_0.1, whole genome shotgun sequence genomic region, the following are encoded:
- the LOC124703282 gene encoding non-specific lipid-transfer protein 2B-like: protein MARAAAAQIVVVAIVAAMLLSAPYAANAAISCGQVSSALSPCMAYAKGGASPSAGCCSGVKSLANSAKSTADKRAACNCLKKLVSGISGIKAGNAASIPSKCGVSIPYAISTSVNCNSIN, encoded by the coding sequence ATGGCCCGTGCTGCAGCAGCCCAGATCGTGGTGGTCGCCATTGTGGCGGCGATGCTCCTCTCGGCGCCTTacgccgccaacgccgccatCTCCTGTGGTCAGGTGAGCTCTGCCTTGAGCCCCTGCATGGCCTACGCTAAAGGCGGCGCCTCCCCGTCCGCGGGCTGCTGCAGCGGCGTCAAGAGCCTCGCCAACTCCGCCAAGAGCACCGCCGACAAGCGTGCCGCCTGCAACTGCCTCAAGAAATTGGTCAGCGGCATTAGCGGGATCAAGGCCGGTAACGCCGCCAGCATCCCGTCCAAGTGCGGCGTCAGCATCCCCTACGCCATCAGCACCTCCGTCAACTGTAACAGCATCAACTGA